The following coding sequences are from one Musa acuminata AAA Group cultivar baxijiao chromosome BXJ2-4, Cavendish_Baxijiao_AAA, whole genome shotgun sequence window:
- the LOC135610781 gene encoding signal peptidase complex subunit 3B-like — translation MHSFGYRANAVVTFAVTILAVMCGMASLSDNFNSPSPTADVKVLNINWFQKQPNGNDEVSLTLNISADLSSLFTWNAKQVFVFVAAEYETPQNALNQVSLWDGIIQSKEHAKFWIHTTNKYRFTDQGNNLRGKDFNLTLHWHIMPKTGKMFADKIVMTGYSLPEEYR, via the exons ATGCATTCGTTCGGCTACAGGGCGAACGCGGTGGTGACGTTCGCCGTCACGATCTTGGCGGTGATGTGCGGCATGGCCTCCCTCTCCGACAACTTCAACTCCCCCTCACCCACCGCCGACGTGAAG GTTCTGAATATAAACTGGTTCCAGAAGCAACCAAATGGAAATGATGAG GTCAGCCTAACATTGAACATATCAGCAGACCTTTCATCTCTGTTTACCTGGAATGCTAAGCAG GTATTTGTATTTGTGGCAGCTGAGTATGAAACTCCTCAGAATGCCTTAAATCAG GTTTCACTTTGGGATGGAATCATACAATCAAAGGAGCACGCAAAGTTCTGGATTCACACCACAAACAAGTACCGTTTTACTGACCAG GGCAACAACCTAAGGGGGAAGGACTTTAACTTGACGCTTCACTGGCACATAATGCCGAAGACTGGCAAGATGTTTGCTGACAAAATAGTCATGACTGGATATAGCCTTCCTGAGGAGTACAGATAG